A single genomic interval of Euwallacea similis isolate ESF13 chromosome 2, ESF131.1, whole genome shotgun sequence harbors:
- the Tmx3 gene encoding protein disulfide-isomerase TMX3 — MRLIAFVFAVTFGTLSHTSRVIELSDRFPEIRKDSGIWLVQFYAPWCGHCKKLEPIWLHVAQALTRTNIKVGKVDVTKFPNVASEFKAYATPTIKFLRPDYEHTYNGERTKKALVDYALRMAGPPVQEIRQMESIDKLRNQSQLFFLYVGDREGFLWDIYYMIASQLQPHIFFYSINDAMGREVLGISKTPVILVHKEGEQYFYNAKDEYNDSQLESLNSTLFKWISQERFETFPKISNENLKEVMQTGKYIVLAIVEENRAKQVSEDMLKFRNKVETLSRKKRNVYHEHFQFGWMGNGDLANSILMDRIALPYLLVLNSSTYHHHVPDDDPAVMSVEAIEDFLEQVINRTSPVYGGDALHINLARRFFDLKRNLEDMWQGNPLLLVVVFSLPSMFFLLILWACCCSDIIDADDEEEYDDLASHEKRE; from the exons GTGATAGAGCTCAGTGATCGTTTCCCCGAAATCCGCAAAGATTCGGGTATCTGGTTGGTTCAGTTTTACGCCCCATGGTGCGGCCATTGCAAGAAGCTAGAACCCATATGGTTGCATGTAGCACAGGCTCTAACACGAACCAACATTAAAGTTGGAAAGGTGGACGTTACCAAGTTTCCTAATGTCGCTAGTGAATTTAAGGCCTACGCAACTCCCACCATTAAATT cctTAGGCCGGATTACGAGCACACATACAATGGAGAGAGGACTAAGAAAGCTCTAGTGGATTATGCCCTGAGGATGGCTGGGCCTCCAGTGCAAGAAATTAGACAGATGGAGAGCATAGATAAGCTTAGAAACCAGAGTCAGTTGTTTTTCTTGTATGTGGGCGACAGAGAGG GTTTTTTATGGGACATTTATTACATGATCGCCAGTCAATTGCAgccccatatatttttctattccaTTAACGATGCCATGGGAAGGGAGGTTTTGGGAATATCGAAAACGCCGGTGATATTGGTACACAAAGAAGGGGAGCAGTACTTCTACAATG CTAAGGACGAATACAACGACAGTCAGCTGGAAAGCTTGAATTCAACGTTATTCAAGTGGATCAGTCAAGAACGCTTTGAAACATTTCCGAAGATCTCCAACGAGAACTTAAAGGAAGTTATGCAGACTGGCAAATACATTGTATTGGCGATTGTGGAAGAAAATAGGGCCAAGCAAGTCTCTGAAGACATGCTGAAATTCCGGAACAAGGTGGAAACCCTAAGCCG CAAGAAAAGAAACGTCTACCATGAACACTTCCAATTCGGTTGGATGGGTAATGGTGACTTGGCCAACAGCATTCTCATGGACCGCATTGCCTTGCCTTACCTGCTAGTACTAAATTCCAGCACTTACCACCATCATGTGCCAGACGACGACCCTGCAGTAATGAGCGTGGAAGCTATCGAGGACTTTTTAGAGCAAGTTATCAACCGCACTTCTCCG GTTTATGGTGGTGATGCCCTACACATCAACCTAGCAAGGCGATTTTTCGACCTCAAACGGAATCTCGAGGACATGTGGCAGGGAAATCCGCTTCTCCTTGTAGTTGTGTTCTCGTTACCTTCAATGTTTTTCTTGTTGATTCTATGGGCGTGTTGTTGCTCTGATATCATTGACGCGGATGATGAAGAAGAGTATGATG ATTTGGCAAGTCACGAAAAGagagaataa
- the LOC136419419 gene encoding ly6/PLAUR domain-containing protein 6B-like gives MFTLRMLLSCIFITNTGLEEQVIGSNLVNSPSEDPDFDQYAVTCYICVNVSDNQICNQFAIDRPCKPGETFCHTLHIMNSKGTSVLVNKKCTTEKECQRNKVGCVDVDSQTICISCCDKNYCNADVPFNSTTAVFDDRITKMRMHAKNLYREREKALTTQVKQGSLADNLHLPQGMMLLITITWNFLL, from the exons ATGTTCACTCTCCGAATGCTActaagttgtatttttatcacAAACACCGGCCTAGAGGAACAAGTTATTGGATCGAACTTAGTCAATAGCCCTTCGGAAGACCCGGATTTCGACCAGTACGCGGTCACCTGTTACATTTGCGTCAACGTTTCGGACAATCAAATTTGTAACCAGTTCGCCATTGATCGTCCCTGCAAGCCTG GAGAAACATTCTGCCATACTCTCCACATAATGAACTCTAAAGGAACTAGTGTTCTCGTGAACAAAAAGTGCACCACAGAGAAAGAGTGCCAAAGGAATAAGGTGGGGTGTGTGGACGTTGACTCTCAAACG ATATGTATTTCCTGCTGTGACAAAAATTACTGCAACGCAGACGTTCCCTTCAACAGCACCACTGCAGTCTTCGATGACAGAATTACCAAAATGCGGATGCACGCCAAGAACTTGTATAGGGAAAGGGAAAAGGCCCTTACCACCCAAGTGAAACAAGGGAGCCTTGCTGATAACCTGCATCTTCCCCAGGGGATGATGCTCTTGATAACCATTACATGGAATTTTTTGTTGTGA
- the PDCD-5 gene encoding programmed cell death protein 5 has protein sequence MGDSELEELRRRRLAELQSQYQGGRTNQEMQNAKEQQLKDQEDAKNAILSQVLDQNARARLNTLMLGKPEKGQMVQGMLLRMAQTGQIMSKIGEKELINLLENVSAQTQSKASVKYDRRRAALDSDDDDF, from the exons ATGGGAGACTCTGAACTAGAGGAACTGAGGAGGCGTCGCCTTGCAGAGCTGCAGTCTCAGTATCAA GGCGGTAGAACCAACCAGGAGATGCAAAATGCCAAGGAGCAGCAACTGAAAGATCAAGAAGATGCTAAAAATGCCATATTATCACAAGTCCTTGACCAAAATGCTCGAGCTAGAT TAAACACCTTAATGTTAGGAAAGCCAGAAAAAGGACAAATGGTCCAAGGGATGCTTTTGAGAATGGCTCAAACAGGGCAAATAATGTCCAAAATAGGAGAAAAAGAACTGATTAATCTTCTGGAAAATGTGAGTGCTCAGACTCAAAGTAAAGCCTCTGTTAAATATGACCGAAGAAGAGCTGCTTTGGACTCAGATGATGAcgacttttga
- the snsl gene encoding uncharacterized protein snsl, whose amino-acid sequence MKVLVIYVLLQIVAINSFIIPDELPSILSVIYSNIPTLKKGTDSRFGWGFRLGDRADFQILTELGPQIYTQKLANQQEESGANKRNTLNNLANKLYAQRQQEKREELKKKEVPKSDSEKWLQKWSKTIVKEEKVLDQTQVTPKNAKPGLGVGEIDAKSVIPEDAGDSAEAKKK is encoded by the exons atgaaagtaCTCGTCATCTACGTCCTTCTCCAAATCGTCG CGATCAATTCTTTTATCATACCAGATGAGCTTCCCTCGATTCTATCGGTAATTTATTCCAACATACCCACTCTTAAGAAAG GAACAGACTCCCGCTTCGGATGGGGCTTTAGATTAGGCGACAGAGCTGACTTTCAGATTTTAACCGAACTGGGGCCGCAAATCTACACCCAGAAGTTGGCTAACCAACAGGAGGAGAGCGGTGCCAATAAGAGGAATACTTTGAATAACTTGGCCAATAAACTCTATGCGCAGCGCCAACAGGAGAAGAGAGAGGAGCTAAAGAAAAAG GAAGTTCCCAAATCTGACTCGGAGAAATGGTTACAGAAATGGAGTAAAACGATTGTTAAAGAGGAGAAAGTGCTGGATCAGACTCAGGTTACGCCGAAAAATGCTAAACCTGGCTTGGGAGTTGGAGAAATTGACGCCAAATCg GTAATACCGGAAGATGCTGGGGACTCCGCAGAAGcgaaaaagaagtaa
- the LOC136419417 gene encoding involucrin, with product MEFQFSSKLEEYYQKFVDLQEKLRKSEEQRFQLEIKFNQMVQIGKEEEQEHYRRLRTQYKRFLDEDKKRQDRNERILRHLERIETRISMLSAKTQRIDILRKQYRDFLMRITKPKLMVIGKKKPSVIKENLSSPPYLLDEEQFLNERHISNQEQMEILDKYLKNISSQKCRDLQKGKEKSRFEVGAANRASAVADDIMNSIYVRHYNKPHVTMNISPEVAVKMSNGSRDKTVQFPMVDSSENGKEFEDKGTEKNEIAESNYGILQTPENLSKDLKVVENVQQLSETIEENANQKVQPQQVEEISSETNVINFEVSQPSEEVVLKDISLHEHQTQNLDDTNQKNEENADGIKLDSVENLQYKTEENVDGIQLDSVESPQNAEELSVAVLQQDLDSNQQDLDSNQQHLDTNQQDLDIESSDNVMHKQQFQTPESSPQYNEHHGLETSQNIPDTDHKPKQPCLEQLQYSVAQPPLDNNPEQGPYYSYEQTYDKNQYDQQEESYDQQEESYDQQFYNQYGQPIWYDQHGQVAQPEYDENGQMVPQYDENGQLIMLYDQNGQPCFGEPQQYDESGYGQVGSEQQYGEDRGQELMYGEVGGGEQQYGTEQQLGEVADEKKQFSEIEREVEQVLDVAMEREEVRQEINPPSDAPMDEEMALQKGEAGEIVKSIEKKVEDEGNRVGNVMDILDTDTEASSKQNTSKVSNDSEFDFS from the exons ATGGAGTTTCAGTTCTCTTCCAAGTTAGAGGAATATTACCAAAAATTCGTGGACTTGCAGGAGAAACTCAGGAAAAG CGAAGAGCAACGTTTTCAGCTTGAAATTAAGTTCAATCAAATGGTGCAAATCGGCAAAGAAGA AGAGCAGGAGCATTATCGAAGACTTAGAACTCAATACAAACGCTTCTTAGACGAAGACAAAAAACGACAAGACCGGAATGAGCGCATTCTCAGACACCTCGAGCGCATTGAGACCAGAATCTCTATGTTATCTGCAAAAACCCAACGAATTGACATCTTACGAAAGCAGTACCGAGACTTTTTAATGCGCATCACCAAACCTAAACTTATGGTAATTGGCAAGAAAAAACCTTCagtaattaaagaaaacctATCTTCGCCCCCTTACTTACTCGATGAAGAACAATTTCTTAATGAAAGACACATAAGTAACCAGGAACAAATGGAGATATTagacaaatatttgaaaaatatttctagcCAGAAGTGCAGGGATTTGCAGAAAGGAAAGGAGAAATCGAGGTTTGAAGTTGGGGCAGCAAATCGGGCTAGTGCAGTAGCTGACGATATTATGAATTCCATTTATGTTAGACATTACAATAAGCCTCACGTTACCATGAACATTTCTCCTGAGGTGGCTGTGAAAATGTCCAATGGGAGTAGGGACAAAACTGTTCAATTCCCAATGGTGGACTCGTCTGAAAATGGGAAAGAATTTGAGGATAAGGGAActgagaaaaatgaaatagcaGAATCGAATTATGGGATATTGCAGACGCCTGAAAATCTGAGTAAAGATTTAAAAGTCGTTGAAAATGTGCAGCAATTAAGCGAGACAATAGAAGAAAATGCAAACCAAAAAGTTCAGCCTCAACAAGTCGAAGAAATAAGTTCGGAAACCAACGTAATCAATTTCGAAGTAAGTCAACCCTCAGAAGAGGTCGTATTAAAAGATATAAGTTTGCATGAGCACCAGACTCAGAACCTCGACGATACTAaccaaaaaaatgaagaaaatgctGATGGCATCAAATTAGATTCTGTGGAAAATCTTCAAtataaaactgaagaaaatgtTGATGGGATCCAATTAGATTCTGTGGAAAGCCCCCAAAATGCGGAAGAACTAAGTGTAGCTGTGCTTCAACAAGATTTGGACTCAAATCAACAAGATTTAGACTCAAATCAACAACATTTAGATACAAATCAACAAGATTTAGACATTGAAAGTTCAGATAATGTAATGCATAAACAGCAATTTCAAACGCCTGAAAGTTCTCCTCAATACAATGAACATCATGGACTGGAAACTTCTCAAAATATACCAGATACTGATCACAAACCAAAACAACCTTGCTTAGAACAACTCCAATACAGCGTAGCTCAACCCCCTCTAGATAATAACCCAGAACAAGGCCCTTATTACAGCTACGAACAGACTTACGACAAAAACCAATATGACCAACAGGAAGAATCATACGACCAACAGGAAGAATCATATGACCAACAGTTTTACAATCAGTATGGGCAACCTATTTGGTATGACCAGCACGGTCAAGTAGCGCAGCCCGAGTACGATGAAAATGGGCAAATGGTGCCTCAGTACGATGAAAATGGGCAACTCATTATGCTATACGACCAGAACGGGCAGCCGTGTTTTGGAGAACCTCAGCAATATGATGAGAGTGGATACGGACAAGTTGGGTCAGAGCAGCAGTATGGGGAAGACAGAGGACAGGAGCTGATGTATGGTGAGGTTGGAGGAGGGGAGCAGCAGTATGGTACAGAGCAGCAGCTTGGCGAAGTTGCTGATGAGAAAAAGCAGTTTAGTGAAATCGAAAGGGAGGTTGAACAGGTGCTGGATGTTGCTATGGAACGGGAGGAAGTTCGACAGGAAATTAATCCACCATCAGATGCACCAATGGATGAGGAAATGGCTTTGCAAAAAGGGGAAGCTGGGGAAATAGTTAAAAGTATCGAAAAGAAAGTGGAAGATGAGGGAAATAGAGTGGGGAATGTGATGGATATTTTAGATACAGACACTGAGGCAAGTTCTAAGCAAAATACTAGCAAAGTTTCTAACGACAGCGAATTcgattttagttaa
- the LOC136419418 gene encoding testis-expressed protein 10 homolog: MGKNQRHKKNIKAEKAKVKLKSTKTKFLPKGQNVTNTAFKVRAIVLPEQLKDKASESILSKRKLNIKDLLSRVRHYNENVRNSACEELLEVIRVFTEEIVQQHVSQITLAISGLMQDRQRKVRKSAAKAVAAILEHIPHEKLVPFFHFFSTNLRCAMTNIDRGIQEDSLMFLDCFIDHECGLIKKASENLLPDFLSLISKLRRDSEVGRTLTLNLGSKLTSVAWRIKVLSRLHSVLDIILKAGKEESFDCTETLEEKGRFPLYKWDVGLRLESDYLDMFALPKVATSKDSINRHIVTLVPLLYETWLEVIPEEKGSKISSESYILSKEVASLLTCITNTLYLLWQYVRNVESENITLQNVFLCSEGQKFLNHLLNNFPYNHSGARPTKTTRKLLEQNTDPKCTQENLLICFLFLTLHVNCTKSNLKQESGPIGSYITNVMASKGTLKNSSLHCLFELLSECLGKNWEKWVRSGVDVRMFLENSIAYYGSKKFDSEAKFRLFQILAGVIDNNQLSRNPKYQQWLSTLPNLLCEPIISYSTILELLKLAKKNCHAFTTALLKKLPDILRNLEHLKIDLSSQPEDQVERCLAGIFYYLPTEAEKELALVTEYFHQGGRFKRHFEEVLNLRKELRNV, encoded by the exons ATGGGTAAAAACCAGCgtcacaaaaaaaacataaaggCCGAAAAAGCTAAAGTAAAGTTGAAATCTACTAAAACCAAGTTCCTCCCAAAAGGTCAAAATGTAACAAACACTGCCTTTAAAGTTAGAGCTATTGTGCTGCCTGAACAGCTTAAAGACAAAGCTTCTGAGTCAATATTAAGTAAACGTAAGCTGAATATTAAA GACTTGTTGAGTCGAGTAAGACattataatgaaaatgttAGAAATAGTGCCTGTGAGGAACTGTTGGAGGTTATACGAGTATTTACAGAGGAAATTGTGCAACAACATGTATCCCAAATTACCTTGGCAATAAGTGGGTTAATGCAGGATCGACAAAGGAAAGTGAGAAAGTCTGCAGCAAAAGCTGTGGCTGCAATTTTGGAACAT ATTCCTCATGAAAAACTTgtacctttttttcatttcttttcaaCAAATCTTCGATGTGCCATGACCAACATAGACAGAGGCATACAGGAGGATTCCCTTATGTTTTTAGACTGCTTTATAGATCATGAGTGTGGACTTATAAAAAAAGCCTCAGAAAATCTTTTACCAGACTTTTTATCACTCATTTCAAAACTGCGTAGAGACTCTGAGGTGGGCCGTACATTAACTTTGAACTTAGGCAGTAAATTAACCAGTGTTGCTTGGAGGATCAAAGTTTTAAGCCGCTTGCACTCAGTTTtggatattattttgaaagcTGGTAAAGAAGAGAGTTTTGATTGTACTGAAACTCTTGAGGAAAAAGGAAGGTTTCCTCTGTATAAATGGGATGTCGGTTTAAGACTAGAGAGTGATTATTTGGATATGTTTGCTCTGCCTAAGGTAGCTACTAGTAAAGATAGTATCAACAGGCATATAGTAACATTAGTGCCTTTGTTGTATGAAACTTGGCTGGAGGTAATTCCAGAGGAAAAAGgctcaaaaatttcttcaG AGAGTTACATTTTAAGTAAAGAGGTGGCTTCCCTGTTAACATGCATAACCAACACTTTGTATTTGCTGTGGCAGTATGTGagaaatgttgaaagtgaaaatattacatta CAAAATGTTTTCTTATGTTCTGAAGGCCAAAAATTCCTCAATCATCTTTTAAACAACTTCCCCTACAACCATTCAGGTGCTCGACCAACTAAAACCACCAGAAAACTTCTTGAGCAGAATACTGACCCAAAGTGCACCCAGGAAAACTTGCTTATCTGCTTCTTATTTCTGACTCTACATGTAAACTGCACTAAAAGTAATCTAAAACAGGAGTCAGGGCCTATTGGGTCATACATTACAA ATGTAATGGCAAGTAAAGGCACCTTAAAAAACAGCAGTTTGCATTGTTTATTTGAGCTCCTCTCAGAGTGTTTGGGGAAAAACTGGGAGAAGTGGGTAAGGAGTGGGGTGGATGTTAGGATGTTTTTGGAAAACAGTATTGCTTACTATGGAAGTAAAAAGTTTGATTCAGAAGCCAAATTCAGATTGTTTCAGATATTAGCAGGGGTTATTGACAATAACCAACTGAGCAG GAATCCAAAATACCAACAATGGCTCTCTACACTGCCCAATCTGTTATGTGAACCTATTATATCTTACAGCACCATATTGGAGCTTTTGAAGTTAGCTAAAAAGAATTGTCATGCTTTTACCACTGCATTGCTCAAAAAGTTACCTGACATACTCCGAAATTTGGagcatttgaaaattgatttgagTTCTCAGCCCGAGGATCAAGTAGAGAGATGTTTGGCTgggattttttattacttacctACAGAAGCAGAAAAAGAGTTAGCTTTAGTTACAGAGTATTTTCATCAAGGGGGCAGGTTTAAGAGACATTTTGAGGAAGTTTTGAATCTGAG GAAAGAATTGCGGAAcgtttag